In Halorientalis sp. LT38, a genomic segment contains:
- a CDS encoding DUF4397 domain-containing protein: protein MQATRLRSAASVVLLAVLLGGLVLAGSTAAAAQDGNETNETEELPVTVQNETEEDGTADVRVVHASPDAPPVDVLIDGEAVLENVSFGTVSDYLAVDAGERNVTVTAADDPDTVVYEETLPIQAGAYTVVAAGEVSEDAEEPFRPVLLLDGAAEPDSNESLVRLAHLVPDAPAVDVTVAETNTTLFENVSFGNSSDYEAVPAGDYTLEVRPADAEADADPVATVNVTLDNATAVTAFAVGYLDPEAAPGDEPFDVLLEPDLLSEPTAEANATVTPDIPVAPGGEETPNETTPGT, encoded by the coding sequence ATGCAAGCAACCAGGTTACGCAGCGCCGCCAGCGTCGTCCTGCTGGCCGTCCTCCTCGGCGGGTTGGTCCTCGCCGGCTCGACGGCCGCCGCCGCACAGGACGGCAACGAGACGAACGAAACCGAGGAACTGCCGGTCACAGTCCAGAACGAGACGGAAGAAGACGGCACTGCCGACGTCCGGGTCGTCCACGCCTCCCCCGACGCGCCGCCGGTCGACGTACTGATCGACGGTGAGGCCGTCCTCGAGAACGTCTCCTTCGGGACCGTGAGCGACTACCTGGCGGTCGACGCGGGCGAGCGGAACGTGACCGTGACCGCCGCCGACGACCCCGACACGGTCGTCTACGAGGAGACGCTCCCGATCCAGGCCGGCGCGTACACCGTCGTCGCCGCAGGTGAAGTGAGCGAGGACGCCGAGGAACCGTTCAGGCCCGTGCTCCTCCTCGACGGCGCGGCCGAACCGGACTCGAACGAGTCGCTCGTCCGCCTCGCACACCTCGTCCCCGACGCGCCCGCCGTCGACGTGACCGTCGCCGAGACCAACACCACCCTCTTCGAGAACGTGAGCTTCGGCAACAGCTCCGACTACGAGGCCGTGCCCGCCGGTGACTACACCCTGGAAGTGCGGCCCGCCGACGCCGAAGCCGACGCCGACCCGGTGGCGACGGTGAACGTCACGCTCGACAACGCCACCGCCGTCACCGCGTTCGCGGTCGGCTACCTCGACCCCGAAGCGGCGCCCGGTGACGAGCCCTTCGACGTGTTGCTCGAACCCGACCTGCTCTCCGAACCGACCGCGGAGGCAAACGCCACCGTGACCCCGGACATCCCCGTCGCGCCCGGTGGAGAGGAGACGCCGAACGAAACGACGCCGGGCACGTAG
- a CDS encoding amphi-Trp domain-containing protein, which translates to MSDPEAPDEAERTTIRTGRAFEQTYRLDAAEAGRFLIDLGEQLRDGDDLTIATDEWELPFAFGEPVELEVDFDGVGDPELEIELELPGRPDERAPDVE; encoded by the coding sequence ATGTCCGACCCAGAGGCCCCCGACGAGGCCGAGCGCACGACCATCCGCACCGGCCGCGCCTTCGAGCAGACCTACCGGCTCGACGCCGCCGAGGCCGGTCGCTTCCTGATCGACCTGGGCGAGCAGTTGCGCGACGGCGACGACCTCACCATCGCGACCGACGAGTGGGAACTCCCCTTCGCCTTCGGCGAGCCCGTCGAGCTCGAAGTCGACTTCGACGGCGTCGGCGACCCCGAACTCGAGATCGAACTGGAACTCCCCGGCCGCCCCGACGAGCGCGCACCGGACGTGGAGTGA
- the msrA gene encoding peptide-methionine (S)-S-oxide reductase MsrA — protein sequence MTETATLGGGCFWCVEAAFEELAGVESVTSGYAGGHADDPSYREVCAGTTGHAEVVQVEYDPAAMDYEDVLEVFFTVHDPTQKNRQGPDVGTQYRSIILTHDDDQHATAERYVAALDEDGGYDDPVVTEIEPLETFYRAEEKHQNYFEKNPRDAYCRMHAQPKVEKVREKFRENVEA from the coding sequence ATGACAGAGACAGCGACCCTCGGCGGCGGGTGCTTCTGGTGCGTCGAGGCGGCCTTCGAGGAACTCGCGGGCGTCGAGTCGGTGACCTCCGGATACGCCGGCGGCCACGCCGACGACCCCAGCTATCGCGAGGTCTGCGCCGGCACCACCGGCCACGCCGAAGTCGTGCAGGTCGAGTACGACCCCGCAGCCATGGACTACGAGGACGTGCTCGAGGTGTTCTTCACCGTCCACGACCCGACCCAGAAAAACCGACAGGGCCCCGACGTGGGGACCCAGTATCGCTCGATCATCCTCACCCACGACGACGACCAGCACGCCACCGCCGAGCGATACGTCGCGGCCCTCGACGAGGACGGCGGGTACGACGACCCTGTCGTGACCGAGATCGAGCCCCTGGAGACCTTCTACCGCGCCGAGGAGAAACACCAGAACTACTTCGAGAAGAACCCCCGCGACGCCTACTGCCGGATGCACGCCCAGCCCAAAGTCGAGAAGGTCCGCGAGAAGTTCCGCGAGAACGTCGAAGCCTGA
- a CDS encoding DUF7282 domain-containing protein codes for MLPRRSIAAATPPLLVFVAALALVATAGVAAGTTTGGTSAQAAAPNVTTFVAPGDALTALWAGQADDQLTRRPRVTPADALVVRVSTPGLGSAVAAQPGNTTTERFRALLSSDRASLTGVEMGTTDRPPRVIDPTSGDLAVREAGADTYDLIYDAGALRATDDQNGNDRADDGGATTVSPTKVFRLTFTLDGTSGSSNLGVFPASIAFSTPTSDDVELSPLPDQKLVGRTPLAPGTTLSIALDAVGHPFAIERTATVRDRRRPYANLTLDLSDAPEGVPVTVTARLNGVVVRETEGRIRRLGASFTTGTTTDPRNELVLRNVSAAVDGFLVVRDGPDGPLIANQRLAAGEGQSVTVPFRESATADSITVTAYVDVDDDGVLDRGGPDRPFRRDGDPLSRTVAITDLTAETPSTPTQTPTPTTEPPTTAPATASGATADTPATAYQVTDASGDGFGPLLALVALAAFAVAGHRRRA; via the coding sequence ATGCTACCCCGTCGGTCGATAGCCGCCGCGACACCGCCCCTGTTGGTGTTCGTCGCCGCGCTCGCGCTCGTCGCGACGGCCGGTGTCGCGGCCGGCACGACGACCGGCGGGACGAGTGCACAGGCCGCCGCCCCGAACGTGACCACGTTCGTCGCGCCGGGGGACGCGCTCACCGCGCTCTGGGCGGGTCAGGCCGACGACCAGTTGACGCGACGACCGCGCGTGACGCCCGCGGACGCGCTCGTGGTACGCGTCTCGACGCCCGGACTGGGCTCGGCGGTCGCGGCCCAGCCCGGCAACACCACGACCGAGCGGTTCCGCGCACTCCTGTCGAGCGACCGCGCGTCACTGACCGGCGTCGAGATGGGGACCACCGACCGGCCCCCGCGCGTCATCGACCCCACGAGCGGCGATCTCGCGGTTCGAGAGGCGGGTGCGGACACCTACGACCTGATCTACGACGCCGGCGCGTTGCGGGCGACGGACGACCAGAACGGCAACGACCGCGCCGACGACGGCGGTGCCACCACCGTCTCGCCGACCAAAGTCTTCCGGCTGACCTTCACCCTCGACGGCACGAGTGGGAGCAGCAACCTCGGCGTCTTCCCCGCCTCGATCGCGTTCTCGACCCCGACGAGCGACGACGTGGAGCTGTCGCCACTGCCCGACCAGAAACTCGTCGGGCGAACGCCGCTGGCCCCCGGCACCACGCTGTCGATCGCGCTCGACGCCGTCGGCCACCCCTTCGCGATCGAGCGAACCGCTACGGTGAGAGACCGCCGGCGACCCTACGCCAACCTCACGCTCGACCTCAGCGACGCGCCGGAGGGCGTCCCGGTCACGGTCACCGCCCGCCTGAACGGAGTCGTCGTCCGCGAGACGGAGGGGCGCATCCGTCGTCTCGGCGCCTCGTTCACGACCGGGACGACGACCGATCCGCGGAACGAACTCGTCCTCCGGAACGTCTCAGCCGCCGTCGACGGTTTCCTCGTCGTTCGGGACGGCCCCGACGGGCCGCTGATCGCGAACCAGCGCCTCGCGGCCGGCGAGGGCCAGTCGGTGACCGTGCCGTTCAGGGAGTCGGCGACGGCCGACTCGATCACCGTGACAGCCTACGTCGACGTGGACGACGACGGCGTCCTCGACCGCGGCGGACCCGACCGCCCCTTCCGCCGCGACGGCGACCCACTCTCGCGGACCGTCGCCATCACCGACCTCACCGCGGAGACGCCCTCGACGCCGACGCAGACGCCCACCCCCACCACCGAGCCGCCGACGACCGCACCGGCGACGGCATCCGGCGCCACGGCAGACACCCCGGCGACCGCCTATCAGGTGACCGACGCCAGCGGCGACGGGTTCGGACCGCTGCTCGCGCTCGTCGCGCTGGCCGCGTTCGCGGTGGCGGGACACCGCCGGCGAGCATAG
- a CDS encoding deoxyuridine 5'-triphosphate nucleotidohydrolase, with product MFRSGAFLADRLGELRESQVQPNGVDLTLDAVFEQTSAGRIEREGKTVGDRRELDPDDDGVYHLDEGGYVVRYAERIVIPEDHVGFLYPRSSLLRNSCMLDTAVWDAGYEGRGEGLLEVHHPIELQQGARIAQLTLARAEHEDTYDGSYQGENL from the coding sequence ATGTTCAGAAGCGGCGCGTTCCTCGCCGATCGACTCGGCGAGCTCCGCGAATCGCAGGTACAGCCCAACGGCGTCGACCTCACGCTCGACGCGGTCTTCGAGCAGACGAGTGCGGGACGGATCGAGCGCGAGGGCAAGACCGTCGGCGACCGCCGGGAACTCGACCCCGACGACGACGGCGTCTACCACCTCGACGAGGGCGGCTACGTCGTCCGCTACGCCGAGCGCATCGTCATTCCCGAGGACCACGTCGGCTTCCTCTACCCCCGCTCCTCGCTCCTGCGTAACTCCTGCATGCTCGACACGGCCGTCTGGGACGCCGGCTACGAGGGCCGCGGGGAGGGCTTGCTGGAGGTTCACCACCCGATCGAACTCCAGCAGGGAGCCCGGATCGCCCAGTTGACGCTCGCCCGGGCCGAGCACGAGGACACCTACGACGGCTCCTACCAGGGCGAGAACCTGTAG
- a CDS encoding aconitate hydratase → MGQTLTEKILDDHLVEGELETGEEIGIEIDQVLTQDTTGTLVWLQFEALGLDEVQTELAAQYCDHQTYQFDFKNTDDHRFLRSAAGTFGAYFSRPGNGICHNVHKENFAAPGKTLLGSDSHTPTPGGLGQLAIGSGGLDVAVAMGGGAYYIDMPEVVNVRLEGELPEWATAKDVILEMLRRLSVKGGVNKIFEYTGPGVESLSVPERTTITNMGTELGATSSIFPTDEKTEDYLARQGRDDEYVELQPDEDAEYDDELVIDLSDLEPLIAEPSMPDNVVPVSEVEGVDVDQVMIGSCTNGGYEDILPAAKMLEGRSIQPDTEMIVAPGSKKASEMLAREGWTAEMMAAGVNYSEATCGACIGIGHVPGSDSVSLRTFNRNFEGRSGIEDDNVYLCSPEVATAAAIKGEIVDPRTLADELGDMEAPGFELPDQYEGAENDIITPDDPVDDSLVKGPNIGDVPLKDELDAELHGEALLKMGDNITTDHIIPATQDILMYRSNIPKLSEFTLSRVDDTFAQRSLDSDGGFLVAGENYGQGSSREHAALCPMYLGIEGVLAQSFARIHKANLFNFGLLPLEISAEDYEQIEQGDDIEIVDDVAEAVRTGQEEFTVRVNDDWELTASLDASERERQILADGGKLSHTKKKAASGSDAPADD, encoded by the coding sequence ATGGGACAGACGCTTACGGAGAAAATTCTCGACGATCACCTCGTCGAAGGCGAGCTGGAGACGGGCGAGGAGATCGGGATCGAGATCGATCAGGTCCTGACACAGGACACGACCGGGACGCTGGTATGGCTGCAGTTCGAGGCGCTCGGCCTCGACGAAGTCCAGACGGAACTGGCCGCCCAGTACTGTGACCACCAGACCTACCAGTTCGACTTCAAGAACACGGACGATCACCGCTTCCTGCGTTCGGCCGCCGGAACCTTCGGCGCGTACTTCTCGCGTCCGGGCAACGGTATCTGCCACAACGTCCACAAGGAGAACTTCGCCGCGCCCGGCAAGACGCTGCTTGGTTCGGACTCCCACACGCCGACCCCAGGCGGGCTGGGCCAGCTGGCCATCGGCTCCGGTGGGCTGGACGTGGCCGTCGCGATGGGCGGCGGCGCGTACTACATCGACATGCCCGAGGTCGTCAACGTCCGTCTCGAGGGCGAACTGCCCGAGTGGGCGACCGCCAAGGACGTCATCCTCGAGATGCTGCGCCGCCTCAGCGTGAAGGGCGGGGTCAACAAGATCTTCGAGTACACCGGACCCGGTGTCGAGAGCCTCAGCGTCCCCGAGCGGACGACCATCACCAACATGGGGACGGAACTGGGCGCGACCTCCTCGATCTTCCCGACCGACGAGAAGACCGAGGATTACCTCGCGCGCCAGGGCCGCGACGACGAGTACGTCGAGCTCCAGCCCGACGAGGACGCCGAGTACGACGACGAACTCGTCATCGACCTCTCGGATCTCGAACCGCTCATCGCCGAGCCGTCGATGCCGGACAACGTCGTCCCCGTCAGCGAGGTCGAGGGCGTCGACGTCGACCAGGTCATGATCGGCTCCTGTACGAACGGTGGCTACGAGGACATCCTCCCGGCCGCGAAGATGCTGGAAGGCCGTTCGATCCAGCCGGACACCGAGATGATCGTCGCCCCCGGTTCCAAGAAGGCGAGCGAGATGCTCGCCCGTGAGGGCTGGACCGCCGAGATGATGGCGGCCGGCGTCAACTACTCCGAGGCGACGTGTGGTGCCTGTATCGGCATCGGCCACGTCCCCGGCTCGGATTCGGTCTCGCTGCGGACGTTCAACCGCAACTTCGAGGGCCGCTCGGGCATCGAGGACGACAACGTCTACCTCTGCTCGCCGGAAGTCGCCACCGCGGCGGCCATCAAGGGCGAGATCGTCGACCCACGCACCCTCGCCGACGAACTCGGCGACATGGAAGCGCCCGGTTTCGAGCTTCCCGACCAGTACGAGGGTGCCGAGAACGACATCATCACGCCGGACGACCCCGTCGACGACTCGCTCGTCAAGGGGCCGAACATCGGCGACGTTCCGCTGAAGGACGAACTCGACGCCGAGCTGCACGGGGAGGCCCTCCTGAAGATGGGGGACAACATCACGACCGACCACATCATCCCTGCCACGCAGGACATCCTGATGTACCGGTCGAACATCCCCAAGCTCTCCGAGTTCACCCTCTCGCGTGTCGACGACACGTTCGCCCAGCGCTCGCTGGACTCGGACGGCGGCTTCCTCGTCGCCGGCGAGAACTACGGCCAGGGCTCCTCGCGCGAACACGCGGCCCTCTGTCCGATGTACCTCGGTATCGAGGGCGTCCTCGCACAGAGCTTCGCCCGCATCCACAAGGCGAACCTGTTCAACTTCGGCCTCCTGCCGCTGGAGATCAGCGCCGAGGACTACGAGCAGATCGAGCAGGGCGACGACATCGAGATCGTCGACGACGTCGCCGAGGCCGTCCGCACCGGGCAGGAAGAGTTCACGGTCCGTGTCAACGACGACTGGGAACTCACCGCCTCGCTGGACGCCTCCGAGCGCGAGCGACAGATCCTCGCCGACGGTGGGAAGCTCTCCCACACGAAGAAGAAGGCCGCCAGCGGTTCGGACGCGCCTGCGGACGACTAG
- a CDS encoding DUF47 family protein, whose translation MHETPTSAFRAEFGAVAAAYLDRVADCTGSVRPGIEYYQCDDTEAFCGELERVRRIESECDERLATVRHTIGRSMEPNFTPMYFRPGSVLDLFARTDEAPNHVEAFLGGLAATKPSLSATLAADLVRMGDLIVDAVDVLAAAVSDLFAGPDDRRVDAVHEARDTVADLESRCDTVRRKLVSEAFAEQSTADALVVRGLAVTLDRAMDAVEDAAERAVYLDIAAVSADEFADTD comes from the coding sequence ATGCACGAGACACCCACCAGTGCGTTCCGGGCCGAGTTCGGCGCGGTCGCTGCGGCGTACCTCGACCGGGTCGCGGACTGTACCGGGAGCGTCCGCCCGGGTATCGAGTACTATCAGTGCGACGACACGGAAGCGTTCTGTGGCGAACTCGAACGCGTCCGCCGGATCGAATCGGAGTGCGACGAGCGGCTCGCGACGGTGCGCCACACTATCGGCCGGTCGATGGAACCGAACTTCACGCCGATGTACTTCCGTCCGGGGAGCGTCCTCGATCTGTTCGCCCGCACCGACGAGGCCCCGAACCACGTCGAGGCGTTCCTCGGCGGACTGGCGGCCACGAAGCCGTCGCTGTCGGCGACCCTCGCGGCCGATCTCGTCCGAATGGGCGATCTGATCGTCGATGCGGTCGATGTGCTCGCCGCGGCCGTCTCGGACCTGTTCGCCGGGCCGGACGACAGGCGAGTCGACGCGGTCCACGAGGCGCGCGACACCGTCGCGGACCTCGAGTCGCGGTGCGACACCGTCCGCCGGAAACTGGTCTCGGAGGCTTTCGCCGAGCAGTCCACCGCCGACGCGCTGGTCGTCAGGGGACTCGCCGTGACCCTCGATCGCGCCATGGACGCCGTCGAGGACGCCGCCGAACGGGCCGTCTACCTCGACATCGCCGCGGTGTCGGCGGACGAGTTCGCCGACACCGACTAG
- a CDS encoding thiolase family protein: MAANTPVVVKAYRTPQGKEGGVFSDVRSEDLSIPLINEMLAETGLAGDDVDDLIWGCAQQRDEQGNNMARVISLLSDLGESVPATTVNRWCASSAQAIISAADAIRAGQRDVMIAGGVENMSRVEMGANTANVHPRLNDHYNVMDLQMGMTAEKVAEEYDISRQEQDEYAARSQQRACEATDEGRFDDEIIPIQGTDDEGEEITVEEDEGLRRGTTAEKLEGLPTVFKADGTVTPGNSSQISDGAAATMLTSKAFAEDQGLDILAEVGGNNVAGVDPTVMGIGPIPAVEGLCERTGRDPEDYDLVELNEAFASQCYYCQQQLGFDDDIYNVNGGAIAIGHPLGASGARLPVTLVHEMNKRDAELGLATECVGFGQGAAIEFELA, translated from the coding sequence ATGGCAGCCAACACGCCAGTCGTTGTCAAAGCGTACCGTACACCGCAGGGGAAGGAGGGCGGCGTCTTCTCGGACGTCCGTAGCGAGGACCTCTCGATCCCGCTGATCAACGAGATGCTCGCCGAGACCGGCCTGGCGGGCGACGACGTCGACGACCTGATCTGGGGCTGTGCCCAGCAGCGCGACGAGCAGGGCAACAACATGGCCCGCGTCATCTCGCTGCTGTCGGACCTGGGCGAGAGCGTCCCCGCGACCACCGTCAACCGCTGGTGTGCGTCCTCCGCGCAGGCGATCATCTCCGCGGCCGACGCCATCCGCGCCGGCCAGCGCGACGTCATGATCGCCGGCGGCGTCGAGAACATGTCCCGCGTCGAGATGGGGGCAAACACCGCCAACGTCCACCCGCGGCTCAACGACCACTACAACGTCATGGACCTGCAGATGGGCATGACCGCCGAGAAGGTCGCCGAGGAGTACGACATCTCCCGGCAGGAGCAGGACGAGTACGCCGCCCGCAGCCAGCAGCGCGCCTGCGAAGCCACCGACGAGGGCCGCTTCGACGACGAGATCATCCCGATCCAGGGCACCGACGACGAGGGCGAGGAGATCACCGTCGAGGAAGACGAGGGCCTCCGCCGCGGCACCACGGCCGAGAAGCTCGAGGGCCTCCCGACCGTGTTCAAGGCCGACGGGACGGTCACCCCCGGCAACTCCAGCCAGATCTCCGACGGCGCGGCCGCGACGATGCTCACCAGCAAGGCCTTCGCCGAGGACCAGGGCCTGGACATCCTCGCCGAGGTCGGCGGCAACAACGTCGCCGGCGTCGACCCGACGGTCATGGGCATCGGCCCGATCCCCGCGGTCGAGGGCCTCTGTGAGCGCACCGGCCGCGACCCCGAGGACTACGACCTCGTGGAACTCAACGAGGCCTTCGCCTCGCAGTGTTACTACTGCCAGCAGCAGCTCGGCTTCGACGACGACATCTACAACGTCAACGGCGGCGCCATCGCCATCGGCCACCCGCTCGGGGCCTCCGGCGCACGCCTGCCCGTGACGCTCGTCCACGAGATGAACAAGCGCGACGCCGAACTCGGCCTCGCGACCGAGTGCGTCGGCTTCGGTCAGGGTGCGGCCATCGAGTTCGAGCTGGCCTAG
- a CDS encoding ATP-binding protein — protein sequence MSDPELDVVEFLLTATVYNGDRDLEADDLPPTYRGVFWTDGSIERPLSVTATTAEEATGVEGPWDAISGLMFTDRDDFSGDIEFTDREMAEEWFLDRVDAERLRTNPTLAAAYGDEFEVDYEQARELNRPARADRAWIDSLLDEYFDDEEEEEMLDLVDIRAPEEVEMTMDDLVLTEDQEGEIHKIVKAIEHRDYLAQIGLREIGKLLFVGPPGTGKTSVARALARELDLPFVEVKLSMITSQYLGETAKNVEKSFEVARRLSPCIFFMDEFDFVAKTRSSDEHAAIKRAVNTLLKSIDDISLIDDDVLLIGATNHPDQLDAAAWRRFDEIVNFPKPDRTMRSDILRVVTRQMDIADFDPDTLAEMTEGLTGSDLRLVLREAVLEALTEERTTLTQQDLEDAVAGFEERDNLKNLDMIDGDADALVAGGDISGGDDEEVEADGHGHDHDHDHSHD from the coding sequence ATGAGTGACCCGGAGCTGGACGTCGTCGAGTTCCTGTTGACAGCGACAGTGTACAACGGCGACCGCGACCTGGAAGCGGACGATCTCCCGCCGACCTATCGGGGTGTGTTCTGGACGGACGGTAGCATCGAGCGGCCCCTCTCCGTGACGGCGACGACCGCCGAGGAGGCGACCGGCGTCGAGGGCCCCTGGGACGCCATCTCGGGGCTGATGTTCACGGACCGCGACGACTTCTCGGGCGACATCGAGTTCACCGACCGCGAGATGGCAGAGGAGTGGTTCCTCGACCGCGTCGACGCCGAGCGGCTCCGCACGAACCCGACGCTAGCGGCCGCCTACGGCGACGAGTTCGAGGTCGACTACGAGCAAGCCCGCGAGCTGAACCGGCCCGCGCGCGCCGACCGCGCCTGGATCGACAGCCTGCTCGACGAGTACTTCGACGACGAGGAGGAAGAGGAGATGCTCGACCTCGTCGACATCCGCGCTCCCGAGGAAGTCGAGATGACGATGGACGATCTCGTCCTCACCGAGGACCAGGAGGGGGAGATCCACAAGATCGTCAAGGCCATCGAACACCGCGACTACCTCGCCCAGATCGGCCTGCGCGAGATCGGGAAGCTCCTGTTCGTCGGCCCGCCGGGCACCGGGAAGACCTCCGTCGCGCGAGCGCTCGCCCGCGAACTCGACCTCCCGTTCGTCGAGGTGAAGCTGTCGATGATCACCAGCCAGTACCTCGGCGAGACGGCCAAGAACGTCGAGAAGTCCTTCGAGGTGGCCCGCCGGCTCTCCCCCTGTATCTTCTTCATGGACGAGTTCGACTTCGTGGCCAAGACCCGTTCGTCGGACGAACACGCCGCGATCAAGCGCGCGGTCAACACCCTCCTGAAGTCGATCGACGACATCAGCCTCATCGACGACGACGTCCTGCTCATCGGCGCGACCAACCACCCCGACCAGCTGGACGCCGCGGCCTGGCGCCGCTTCGACGAGATCGTCAACTTCCCCAAGCCCGACCGGACGATGCGCTCGGACATCCTCCGGGTCGTCACCCGCCAGATGGACATCGCCGACTTCGACCCCGACACCCTCGCGGAGATGACCGAGGGCCTCACCGGGAGCGACCTCCGCCTCGTGCTCCGGGAGGCCGTCCTCGAGGCGCTGACGGAGGAACGGACCACCCTGACCCAGCAGGACCTCGAGGACGCAGTCGCCGGCTTCGAGGAGCGTGACAACCTGAAGAACCTGGACATGATCGACGGCGACGCCGACGCGCTCGTCGCCGGCGGCGACATCTCCGGCGGCGACGACGAGGAAGTCGAGGCCGACGGCCACGGTCACGACCACGACCACGACCACAGCCACGATTGA
- a CDS encoding MBL fold metallo-hydrolase — MEVTLLGTGDTTGTPTPGCSCDTCEAARERGVERTRYSVHVRNERTGESLLVDASPDFRYQFLERDVDLPDAAVISHIHFDHLDGLGNAYRLFSDLPVYAADETDPATGESVAETIRSDYDYLDAVTVSAQSPFESFETCGFEVTLVPVDHPPLVCYGLAIEDPETGAKLSLSGDTSYDVPERSREVLADPALLLADGIVTADLCQHHPLGGAHEDADGVPRTFGTKHMTVEGAKSLGEDLGADRTRVVHVSHYISADQAFGDGLAVDGERYEL; from the coding sequence ATGGAGGTCACGCTGCTGGGGACCGGCGACACGACGGGGACGCCGACGCCCGGCTGTTCCTGTGACACCTGCGAGGCGGCCCGGGAGCGCGGCGTCGAACGGACGCGCTACTCCGTTCACGTCCGCAACGAGCGCACCGGTGAGTCCCTCCTCGTCGACGCCAGCCCGGACTTTCGCTACCAGTTCCTCGAACGCGACGTCGACCTCCCCGACGCGGCCGTGATCAGCCACATCCACTTCGACCACCTCGACGGCCTCGGGAACGCCTACCGCCTCTTCTCCGACCTGCCCGTGTACGCCGCCGACGAGACCGACCCCGCCACAGGCGAGAGCGTCGCCGAGACGATCCGGAGCGACTACGACTACCTCGACGCCGTCACGGTCTCGGCCCAGTCCCCCTTCGAGTCGTTCGAGACCTGCGGCTTCGAGGTGACGCTGGTCCCCGTCGATCACCCGCCGCTGGTCTGTTACGGGCTGGCTATCGAAGACCCCGAAACCGGCGCGAAGCTCTCGCTTTCGGGCGATACGAGCTACGACGTCCCCGAACGGTCACGCGAGGTCCTGGCCGATCCGGCCCTCCTGCTCGCGGACGGGATCGTCACCGCGGACCTGTGCCAGCACCACCCGCTGGGCGGGGCCCACGAGGACGCCGACGGCGTCCCGCGGACGTTCGGGACCAAGCACATGACCGTCGAAGGCGCGAAATCGCTGGGCGAGGACCTCGGAGCCGACCGGACGCGCGTGGTCCACGTCTCACACTACATCTCGGCCGACCAGGCCTTCGGCGACGGACTGGCCGTCGACGGCGAGCGGTACGAACTCTGA
- a CDS encoding DUF5787 family protein: MREFAFEVALCAHLESERDAVIARQLGTGLHGNRVMDVVLVDPGPDLAERAAITPERIPAPAIESAVGPGRTRYWKDAFEIHPDRAESVVERAVELGFFERKRRNGRTYVRQTTRYPERWFGELVGIENKPDLGRPGDLETQLRKDVSLGLLDAVILATESHVTRAHLNRIPEEIGVWRFHPDTAEREVVREPEPLSPDEPGIDVLERRPARADVAVVSAAEKHRHRRRIAERAYGKGWRTYDFPGCEAIEAVERSGRDGLPYCEWKGRLVDPARECGPDCAGHDPADPPEFDREGARATGQPWEPDPEGRQRRQSGLDRWG, from the coding sequence GTGCGCGAGTTCGCGTTCGAGGTGGCGCTGTGTGCGCACCTGGAGAGCGAACGCGACGCCGTCATCGCCCGCCAGCTCGGGACCGGCCTCCACGGCAACCGGGTCATGGACGTCGTCCTCGTCGACCCCGGCCCGGATCTGGCCGAGCGAGCCGCGATCACCCCCGAGCGGATTCCCGCACCGGCCATCGAGAGCGCGGTCGGCCCGGGCCGGACCCGCTACTGGAAGGACGCCTTCGAGATCCACCCCGACCGCGCGGAGTCGGTGGTCGAGCGCGCGGTCGAACTGGGCTTCTTCGAGCGAAAGCGGCGCAACGGTCGGACCTACGTCCGCCAGACCACCCGGTACCCCGAGCGCTGGTTCGGCGAGCTCGTGGGCATCGAGAACAAGCCCGATCTCGGCCGCCCCGGCGATCTGGAGACCCAGCTCCGGAAGGACGTGAGCCTGGGCCTCCTCGACGCGGTGATCCTCGCGACGGAGTCACACGTCACCCGCGCCCACCTCAACCGCATCCCCGAGGAGATCGGCGTCTGGCGCTTCCACCCCGACACCGCCGAGCGCGAGGTCGTCCGGGAGCCGGAACCGCTCTCGCCCGACGAACCGGGAATCGACGTCCTCGAACGCCGGCCCGCGAGGGCGGACGTCGCGGTCGTCTCCGCCGCCGAGAAGCACCGCCACCGCCGTCGGATCGCCGAACGCGCCTACGGCAAGGGCTGGCGAACCTACGACTTCCCGGGCTGTGAGGCGATCGAGGCGGTCGAGCGTTCGGGACGCGACGGCCTCCCTTACTGCGAATGGAAGGGCCGACTCGTCGATCCGGCGCGCGAGTGCGGGCCCGACTGTGCGGGGCACGACCCTGCGGATCCGCCCGAGTTCGATCGGGAGGGGGCGCGGGCTACGGGACAGCCCTGGGAGCCGGATCCCGAGGGCCGACAGCGTCGGCAGTCCGGGCTGGATCGGTGGGGCTGA